In Edaphobacter aggregans, the sequence GAAGGCGTGGGAACCTGCGTTCTTGCCAATGGACAAGTATTCTCCGGACACAACGGAATGGCGGGCGAGTTCGGCCATATCCTCGTCGATCCCAATGGCCCGCGCTGTGCGTGCGGGCAGCACGGATGCTGGGAACTTTATAGCTCCGGCCGGGCTGCACTGCGTTATTACCGGGAGTTGAAGCCGAAGGGCAATGTCGTCACTTTTCAGGAACTGCTCAACCGGGCCGAAGACGGCGATTCGGCTGCCGCGCAAGCTCTCACCAAACAGGCCACGTGGATTGGTCGCGGATTGCGGATGATCATTGCCAGCGTCTCTCCCAGCATGATTCTGATCGCAGGGGATCTGACGGCGGCCTGGCATCGTTTTGGGCCGGTGATCGAGAAGGAGGCGGCTGACCTTACCCTGGCCGGAAGTGCGCCACTGATTCGACCGACCCATGAAGGCGAAATCGCTCGGCTTCGCGGTGCTGCTGCACTCGTGTTTCAGCGGGGAGCCCGCCGTACTACGTCTGCCGGAGTCGCGGCGAGCTCAGCCAAGAGCGCCTGATGCCAATGACTCGATTCCGATGAACTTACCGCGCCACCCTGCCTGATCCGTTTAGGCGAGGCGGGAGCAAATGCATTTACAATGATGAAGCTGGCCGGACATTCCAGCATGACAGTGAGCCAGCGTACGTGCATCGGACGCCGGAGTCTGTGGAGCGAGCTTTGGCCGGCTGGAGACGCTCAATCGCAAGGCTCTGGAACGGGCAAGTGGCGTAAACTCCCCACAAAATCCCCCACAGCGTGCTCTAAGAGCGTCGTGCGTCATGGAAGGGCCTGTAGCTCAACGGTTAGAGCAGGGGACTCATAATCCCTTGGTTGGGGGTTCAAATCCCTCCGGGCCCACCACTAACCACCCTATAAATAAAAGCGATTCGTGATATCTGCTAGAACAGAGCAGCTCATTAAGCGATTTGACTCTGCTCTCGAGAGAGCACGGACTGCCGACTACGCTGGGGCTCTCCGGGAGTTTGAGGAACGAAACGGCCGCAATCTGCGGACGATACTCACGTTGACAAATTCTTTGAAAAGAAGCTATTCTTGAGCGTTTTTCCAACGGGTTGCTTTCAATTTCCATAATCAACAAGGAGGAGAAATGGCCCAAACTATTATGACGGGGACGATCGACAAGAAACCAGTGCCTCCGGCAATGCAAACAAAAGTGCAGGACGCTCTCAAAGGTGCTCTGCAATCTGAACTGTCCATTGGTCCCACCCACCACATCGAATTCACGCACATCAACATCGTTTGGGACAAAGTTAAATCCTGACATCCTCTATCCCTGTCAGGATGCGTAATTCCCCCCTTTGAGCAGGTGTTGGTAACTATCACCAAGGGAGATTCATAGGCTTACCGACTGCCCAAGGCAACCTCTTCTTTTGAGATGGCTTACTTTGAAACCATCGATAAATGAAGATTTGCTTCAAAAAAGGCCTCAGGACAATACCCCGTTTTCCGGCGACCACCGTCGGTCGCAAGGCCGCCCTTTAAGGCAGTATCCATGGGCCAGGGGCATACTGACTCGAAAATCGGGTTCTAACTCCAATCCATCCGCTCTCACAGGAAGCGGATGGATCGGAGGCAGCTTAAGAACTCATGAGGTCCGCTTTCTAAACAAACTGTTTGATCTGTCTCACTACGCTCATCGAGAAACGACCAGGTTGCTAATGCAGGAGGGTTGCATGGGCGAAATTTGGCAAAGTGGTCAAAAAAACTATATTAGCCAAGTCATCTTGAAGGTCGCGGCTCGCTGCAATCTGAACTGTTCCTATTGCTACGTCTTCAACATGGCTGATTCTTCCTGGAAGAGCCGGCCAGCGTTGATGTCAAATGAGGTGTTTGAAGCAGCACTCGCGCGCACTCTCGAGCAATGCCGTGCTACCGGTCAGGATCGAATCCTCTTAGCCTTCCACGGAGGTGAGCCGTGTCTGATTGGTCCCGACAGATTCGACGCTTGGTGTGCAAGGGCGCAAGCTGTGCTGGGTAAGGTCGTAAATCTACATCTGGTCATGCAGACGAACGGGACGCTCCTGGATTCTCGCTGGATCGATCTACTCCGAAAATACGAAGTAAGCATCGGGATCAGCATGGACGGTCCCAAAGAGATCCATGATGCCGTAAGGGTCGATCACCGGCGACAAGGTTCCTACGATCAGGTGGAGCGCGGATTAAGGCTCTTGCAAGAAGCAGACATTCCGTACGGTGTCGGATGTGTGATCCCGCTGGGAGCTGATCCATTGGTTGTACACCGTCATTTCCTGCAGCTCGCCTGCAAACAAATCACTTACTTGATGCCTCACTTTACTCACGACACTATTGCGCCCATCTGGCAACGCTACGGAGCCACACCCTGCGCGGATTTTCTCATCCCGATCTTCGACGATTGGTGGTTTGAGGGCACCATGGAATTCCAAATCAATAATTTGAAAGATGTGGCACGGGTGATCATGGGCGGTCAGAGCCACTCTGAGGCGATTGGCAACGGTCCGCCGGG encodes:
- a CDS encoding radical SAM protein: MGEIWQSGQKNYISQVILKVAARCNLNCSYCYVFNMADSSWKSRPALMSNEVFEAALARTLEQCRATGQDRILLAFHGGEPCLIGPDRFDAWCARAQAVLGKVVNLHLVMQTNGTLLDSRWIDLLRKYEVSIGISMDGPKEIHDAVRVDHRRQGSYDQVERGLRLLQEADIPYGVGCVIPLGADPLVVHRHFLQLACKQITYLMPHFTHDTIAPIWQRYGATPCADFLIPIFDDWWFEGTMEFQINNLKDVARVIMGGQSHSEAIGNGPPGYVFIEADGEMEGLDNLRACGEGLSRIKLNVRNSSFFDLLRTETMHAQAIFEGMPLAQTCRDCSEAKTCAGGHLAHRFSSARGFDNPSVWCADLLKLFSHVRARMGVSLQETDEFRRTLAMRNAISLDAAPRLSPSAA